In a single window of the Tigriopus californicus strain San Diego chromosome 2, Tcal_SD_v2.1, whole genome shotgun sequence genome:
- the LOC131892723 gene encoding uncharacterized protein LOC131892723: MSTKVQFKDPNFNNIDEYPPRATEDFDDEECSAKISQRSCRALIIGSMLSFIHVCGILVSTYLLIRRVCEPDMPEKPINHICTTALLCPLYKVFSGLAGISIQLSGSVVGLTVNLFLVLGTLNEAGWALLVWLVAYAIGICGCVFLFAVMLHLLVERQWNENDVHITTMLLTLIPLLMAVIYMIFWMIIVKLWKHYKNRENQIYICYD, from the coding sequence ATGTCCACTAAAGTCCAATTCAAGgatccaaatttcaacaaCATTGACGAATATCCTCCTCGTGCCACTGAGGATTTTGATGACGAGGAGTGCAGTGCCAAAATCAGTCAAAGGTCATGTCGGGCTTTGATTATCGGATCAATGCTGTCCTTTATTCACGTGTGCGGGATTTTGGTGTCCACTTACCTTCTAATCCGGAGAGTCTGTGAGCCCGACATGCCCGAAAAGCCCATCAACCACATATGCACCACTGCCCTCTTGTGTCCGTTGTACAAAGTGTTCTCTGGTCTCGCAGGAATATCCATACAACTTTCGGGCTCTGTGGTTGGCCTCACTGTCAATTTGTTTCTCGTGTTGGGCACTCTAAATGAGGCCGGGTGGGCCCTGCTGGTTTGGCTGGTGGCCTACGCCATAGGCATTTGTGGTTGTGTGTTTCTTTTTGCGGTCATGCTGCATCTTTTGGTGGAAAGACAATGGAACGAGAACGATGTGCACATTACCACCATGCTACTCACTTTGATTCCATTGCTGATGGCCGTGATTTACATGATCTTTTGGATGATCATCGTGAAATTGTGGAAACATTACAAAAATCGAGAGAACCAAATTTACATCTGCTATGATTGA